The proteins below come from a single Pararge aegeria chromosome 23, ilParAegt1.1, whole genome shotgun sequence genomic window:
- the LOC120634110 gene encoding cuticle collagen 13-like codes for MTDAQMSSVRATLVTFLNTKGRCMDNRGAEPSFLGFTHKAGWILVTCENQRSKDWLVSEVPNCKPWPEANLSIMEDSELPKPWIATTLIPATDASSVSEALDTIRYQNEGLYPEHWRVLNERVDGAGIIAAISLDEISVETLRARDFRVNIGFRKIVFRVRGANTGSASGAAAEVHTNPATAAPGSTGLGVGSAGPSTSPAPPAPGPSGLGGRSAGNQGRALPGASGRGGGAAGRKTGSSYNPVSSGLAGSHTGQNTSAAGRRGKAGKGPKGAHSGRGHAPSPTGGGSGGPAPVVKRAK; via the coding sequence ATGACAGACGCGCAAATGAGTTCGGTTCGTGCGACCCTGGTCACCTTCCTGAACACAAAAGGGAGGTGCATGGACAACAGAGGCGCTGAACCGTCCTTTCTGGGCTTTACTCACAAGGCAGGATGGATTCTCGTAACCTGTGAGAATCAACGCAGCAAAGACTGGCTTGTGAGCGAAGTCCCAAATTGCAAGCCATGGCCTGAGGCGAACCTATCCATAATGGAGGATAGCGAGCTTCCAAAGCCATGGATTGCAACCACCCTCATTCCGGCGACTGATGCGTCCTCTGTCTCTGAGGCTCTGGACACCATCAGATACCAGAATGAGGGGCTTTACCCTGAACACTGGAGGGTCCTCAACGAGAGGGTCGACGGAGCAGGCATCATTGCTGCCATCTCCCTCGACGAGATCTCCGTTGAGACCCTCCGCGCACGTGACTTTCGGGTCAATATTGGCTTCCGGAAGATAGTGTTCAGGGTGAGAGGAGCCAATACTGGTTCTGCCTCGGGGGCAGCTGCAGAGGTGCACACTAACCCGGCGACTGCAGCACCTGGCTCGACTGGCCTGGGAGTGGGGTCGGCTGGGCCAAGCACCAGTCCGGCACCACCCGCTCCTGGCCCAAGCGGGCTGGGGGGCAGGAGCGCGGGGAACCAGGGGAGAGCACTACCCGGTGCGAGCGGACGGGGGGGGGGAGCTGCCGGCCGTAAAACTGGTAGCTCCTACAACCCTGTATCGAGCGGACTGGCGGGCTCTCATACTGGGCAAAACACCTCTGCGGCTGGCCGTAGAGGAAAGGCGGGCAAGGGGCCTAAGGGGGCTCATTCCGGCAGAGGGCACGCGCCCTCTCCAACGGGAGGAGGCTCTGGTGGACCCGCACCCGTCGTTAAAAGGGCCAAATAA